One window of the Penaeus vannamei isolate JL-2024 chromosome 31, ASM4276789v1, whole genome shotgun sequence genome contains the following:
- the LOC138867655 gene encoding uncharacterized protein, which produces MSPINLYAGSAVIPLPDPLISEYLPSLGEVREAISKLKSGKAAGISGIRAELLKAGGESMARGLHVVLAAILAVRVPGKVLAHILLRRIRVHLLRHQKPEQSEFTPGKSTIDCILALGVIVECRREFGLGLLAAYIDLKMAFDIVRQESL; this is translated from the exons ttaacttgtatgcgggtagtgccgtgattccgctgccggacccactcaTTAGCGAGTACCTTCCCTCCCTaggtgaggttagggaggcgatctccaagctgaagagtggcaaagcagcgggtatttccGGCATCcgagctgaactgttaaaggctggtggtgaatctatggcacggggattgcatgttgtcctggctgccattttgGCAGTTCG tgtaccaggtaaggttcttgcccacatccttctgaggcgtattagagtccatctactaaggcatcagaagCCAGAGCAATCcgaattcactcctggtaagtcaacaatagactgtatcctagcgcttggagtcattgtagagtgccgccgtgagttcggacttgggttgcttgcagcctacattgacctcaaaaTGGCGTTCGATATAGTGCGTCAGGAATCACtctag